A genomic segment from Triticum dicoccoides isolate Atlit2015 ecotype Zavitan chromosome 1A, WEW_v2.0, whole genome shotgun sequence encodes:
- the LOC119363878 gene encoding TATA-binding protein-associated factor BTAF1-like, with translation MAAQSYSRLHRLLTLLDTSSTQATRFAAARQIGEIARTHPQELNALLKKVSQYLRSKNWDTRVAAAQAIGSIAENVKHTSAKDLFAAVEAEKHASGLSDETGDVASALPHPDTTATSELAFGSFDINRVLEFGSPLLSSGGQTRRISYARHLLFGCESV, from the exons ATGGCCGCGCAGAGCTACTCCCGCCTTCACCGCCTCCTCACATTGCTCGACA CTAGTTCGACACAAGCGACAAGGTTCGCGGCCGCGCGCCAGATCGGAGAAATCGCAAGGACACATCCCCAGGAGCTAAATGCTCTGTTGAAAAAG GTTTCTCAGTACCTTCGTAGTAAGAATTGGGACACGAGGGTTGCTGCAGCTCAGGCGATCGGTTCCATAGCAGAGAATGTCAAGCACACGTCAGCCAAAGACTTGTTTGCAGCCGTGGAAGCAGAAAAACATGCTTCTGGGTTATCTGATGAAACTGGTGATGTTGCGTCAGCATTGCCACACCCTGATACTACTGCAACATCTGAGCTTGCTTTTGGAAG CTTTGATATAAACAGGGTACTGGAATTTGGGTCTCCTTTGTTGTCATCGGGTGGACAG ACTCGAAGGATATCGTATGCAAGGCACCTCCTCTTCGGTTGTGAGAGTGTCTAG